A stretch of Caenibius tardaugens NBRC 16725 DNA encodes these proteins:
- a CDS encoding IS6 family transposase, protein MSKTPNPFRYFHSSPEVIRLVVMMYVRFPLSLRNVEDLLFERGIDLCHETVRLWWNRFGPLFAADIRRQRVQRMRGFRHWRWHLDEMYVRLNGEMVYLWRAVDHEGEVLESYVTKKRDKSAALRFMKKALKRHGQADKIVTDGLRSYPAAMKGLGNLERREMGHYLNNRAENSHLPLRRRERAMQRFRQMKSLQKFAAVHASLTNHFNSERHLVDRQTFKLRRSAALAEWQSLMA, encoded by the coding sequence ATGAGCAAGACACCAAATCCGTTCCGGTACTTTCACTCATCGCCTGAGGTGATCCGCCTCGTGGTGATGATGTACGTCCGGTTTCCCCTGTCGCTGCGGAATGTCGAAGACCTGCTTTTCGAGAGAGGGATCGATCTTTGTCATGAGACCGTGCGCCTTTGGTGGAATAGATTTGGTCCTCTCTTTGCAGCCGACATCCGCCGCCAGCGTGTGCAACGAATGCGTGGTTTTCGGCACTGGCGCTGGCACCTTGACGAGATGTACGTCCGATTGAACGGCGAGATGGTTTATTTGTGGCGCGCAGTTGATCATGAGGGCGAAGTTCTCGAAAGCTACGTGACCAAGAAACGGGACAAATCTGCAGCTTTGCGCTTCATGAAGAAGGCGCTGAAGCGTCATGGTCAAGCTGACAAGATCGTCACTGATGGGCTGCGTTCTTATCCCGCTGCGATGAAAGGACTGGGTAATCTCGAGCGCCGCGAGATGGGGCACTATCTCAACAATCGGGCCGAAAATTCACATCTACCCCTCCGGCGACGAGAACGCGCCATGCAACGTTTTCGGCAAATGAAATCGCTACAAAAATTCGCCGCGGTCCACGCTTCACTCACCAACCACTTCAACTCGGAACGTCACCTCGTCGACAGACAGACATTCAAACTTCGCCGCTCGGCAGCTCTCGCCGAGTGGCAATCGCTTATGGCATGA
- a CDS encoding IS5 family transposase — translation MRGGFTSKLPCLAVARGRPVSFHLTVGEAADCKAYDTLIALPERAPKSLLVGNGYDADAIRADLASRNIQAVIPGRSNRRVKIDHDRTLYKQRNGIERLFGRLKINRAIATRYDQLADSFMSMVHIATARYWLKFVHAA, via the coding sequence TTGCGGGGCGGGTTCACCAGTAAGCTTCCCTGTCTGGCTGTTGCACGAGGGCGACCGGTCTCGTTCCACCTGACAGTTGGCGAAGCAGCGGATTGCAAGGCTTATGACACGCTGATCGCGTTGCCCGAACGGGCTCCAAAGTCGCTCTTGGTAGGCAACGGCTACGATGCCGATGCCATCCGCGCAGACCTCGCGAGCCGTAACATTCAGGCTGTCATTCCGGGGCGTTCAAACCGGCGGGTGAAAATCGACCATGACCGGACGCTCTACAAGCAACGCAACGGCATCGAGCGCTTGTTCGGCCGTTTGAAAATCAATCGTGCCATTGCCACACGCTACGATCAACTCGCCGACAGCTTCATGAGCATGGTTCATATCGCCACCGCCAGATACTGGCTCAAATTCGTCCACGCCGCCTAA
- a CDS encoding autotransporter domain-containing protein, which translates to MNRNMRRFLTVGVSGIALGAVPFAPAIAAPVPGVLDTTPPAPSVDLELELSDIAGGPVFGIDDATPVNVDTVAEGEIQQVGTATAVGGVADLLITNIGDVTIQAVATDNGGAEASAQMETGVAQSAQAANTGGVATVSLENTGSLGVVVDAVAAGTSADADARVDSYGIYQSAEGDGGASVSLTNSGTAAISVSASAEAVDADPASAYAYMETGVYQSADNSGEGAASVNLGSTGSFTLSTVATANSDEGSAEAYVESDGGIYQDAYSGEGDATVSLVNGASGTAIDAEAVLDINASAGAIGNTADADAYNSYAIYQSATAYDPEHGALASITNNGAINIKATANADAGEGSAEAYAYVYEPIYQTVQGYDGADATASIVNNGSLTLSAEAIAAGSGAADATAYLYYGISQSAEADSSGGNASVTFENSGAYDVSVDADAAGTDAYAYAYLYTAVEQQATADAGSASVALVNGSSGVVNLLATANATGAEATAYAYNYYAISQSASADGAGNIADAKLTNDGAMVISGEAIANGDDVYAKAYVSSAVYQTVEGDEGAAANALLDNNGSLSILASANALGATEANAYATVYNVIQQSADSEDGGLASLTIENSGTIDLTAVAKAITDDAAATGAYGYAYNYQAISQSADASDGSAKVVLTNSSTGVINIKAVADATDANDATAYAYVESAVSQHAYADLANRSADLTITNDGTISILADAGAVGEDAFASATVDYAIYQYAQGDEGANANVLIDNNGTLNIAVAANAMGGTEADASASVSSGITQYAYTYGGGDASIVFDNSGTVNVTVVADAAADDAEASAVMETAIYQYALADEGTASVSLTNSGTLNFGADAGAIGDSDASATASVSQAISQYADGADGNALTFTNTSTGVVNINAVATGTADEVDAYAGAWGLYQSSPQPGAVFTVTNAGKFNVLATAVANGATTDQATATASGIYIRPTGATGVVNITNSGSLNVSADATAKVYAEANAYGLDVSAGSAVTGTIINSGTIKAVAKANATGSDPADGGSAEATAVYISAGSTNSLALTNSGVIQADAVTDPEGNARATGVVLFGGAGDDQFTLTNAAGSIIARQSTDLGATYVWGTAIDTDNASTPALINLMGDGSTYSGVYPNVALKDPQFGYVYGNIEIKDGDAIVVSKGETWFDGAINTITNRGDNEEPLPGELEPAVIDLGTPDGSFTIKSDGLFFMLDDRYNFVTAKDYAGPSKVNVDSFTIEGKGVLALHLPGTSPAAVVLGDYPQVFANTVNLDPDGKGNEAILEVRQASANGLYSNAYHYEDVVVSLTGEEGLTGKFAQVRTQSVLLGAKDDYSDNDGTIDLDVTRIGFGDVAGLNINQTAVGDGIEGTYAPTLTGPYAGMLSSLFTIADPAEYALALDQLSADLYAGYLRSSTMAGARFNGLIYDMAECGKGSITNELCRTENGGPRIWLTGNYGRVDTDGDVEASGFTAEQYYIAAGVDFAVSPNFVLGVAGAYLENNMDFDLYDGRIDSSGWQGGIYANYDAGKFYVKGAISYSDLDGDSSRTVGFGQTPGFNGGKPFGGAITGDPDVNVWAAGAEAGVRFALSENATLTPYASLDYAHAKLKRFTEAGLPGANLTIAGSDEFFAGELGIELQAQMGNIAPYIRGGWQHNFGNDTAHFHAAFADAPAGTDFRVISEDFSSDAGVVEVGLAAQFSPNFNAHLGYQGRFSSDVEEHSGGLTLSYLFGGAEPAAPPPPPPPPPPPPPPPPPPQVVCNKGPYIVFFDWDKSDITPEASTILDSAVTAYGNCDVVPIMLAGYTDRSGSTQYNDGLSARRNTSVRGYLTSKGIPDERITSQAFGEANPRVPTADGVRELQNRRVEITYGPGSGK; encoded by the coding sequence ATGAATCGTAACATGCGTCGGTTTTTGACGGTCGGTGTTTCAGGTATTGCGCTGGGGGCCGTGCCTTTTGCGCCTGCCATCGCGGCCCCGGTTCCGGGGGTTCTCGATACAACCCCCCCCGCGCCCAGTGTTGATCTGGAACTTGAACTGTCAGACATCGCTGGAGGGCCCGTATTCGGGATCGACGATGCGACACCAGTCAACGTGGATACTGTTGCGGAAGGTGAAATCCAGCAGGTCGGCACGGCCACTGCTGTTGGCGGTGTTGCTGATCTTTTGATCACCAACATCGGTGATGTCACGATTCAGGCTGTTGCGACCGATAACGGTGGTGCCGAAGCTTCTGCACAGATGGAAACCGGCGTTGCTCAATCTGCGCAGGCGGCCAATACCGGAGGCGTGGCCACCGTATCATTGGAAAACACCGGTTCTCTCGGTGTCGTTGTCGATGCGGTTGCGGCAGGCACATCTGCTGACGCAGATGCCAGAGTGGATAGTTATGGCATTTATCAGTCTGCCGAAGGTGACGGGGGCGCTTCGGTTTCGCTGACCAATTCGGGTACGGCGGCGATTTCCGTAAGTGCTTCGGCGGAGGCTGTGGATGCGGATCCGGCCAGTGCTTATGCCTATATGGAAACCGGTGTCTACCAATCTGCAGATAATAGCGGAGAAGGGGCAGCTTCAGTTAATCTGGGCAGCACTGGGTCCTTTACATTGTCGACGGTTGCCACGGCAAATTCCGACGAAGGATCGGCTGAAGCTTACGTAGAGTCGGATGGCGGCATCTATCAGGATGCTTATTCCGGCGAAGGGGATGCCACCGTATCACTCGTTAATGGCGCAAGCGGCACGGCCATCGATGCTGAGGCTGTGCTCGATATTAACGCATCGGCCGGGGCCATTGGTAATACCGCTGATGCGGATGCCTATAATAGCTACGCGATCTACCAAAGTGCAACTGCCTACGACCCTGAACATGGGGCGCTGGCCAGCATAACCAATAATGGCGCGATCAATATCAAGGCCACTGCTAATGCGGATGCCGGGGAAGGCAGTGCGGAAGCTTATGCCTATGTATACGAACCGATCTATCAAACAGTGCAAGGATATGATGGGGCCGATGCTACTGCGTCCATTGTCAATAATGGATCGCTGACCCTTTCTGCGGAAGCCATCGCCGCCGGTTCCGGTGCTGCGGATGCGACAGCTTATCTTTATTATGGAATTTCTCAAAGCGCAGAAGCGGATAGCAGCGGTGGCAATGCGTCGGTAACTTTCGAGAATAGCGGTGCCTACGATGTTTCTGTCGATGCGGATGCCGCTGGCACCGACGCTTATGCCTATGCGTACCTGTATACGGCTGTAGAACAGCAGGCGACGGCCGATGCTGGTTCCGCCAGCGTCGCATTGGTCAATGGTTCGAGTGGTGTGGTCAATCTGCTCGCTACGGCCAATGCAACGGGCGCCGAAGCCACGGCATATGCCTATAATTATTACGCAATTTCTCAATCAGCCTCTGCCGACGGCGCCGGCAATATAGCCGATGCCAAGCTCACCAACGACGGTGCGATGGTCATCTCGGGTGAGGCGATTGCCAATGGCGATGATGTTTACGCCAAGGCATATGTCAGCAGCGCCGTATACCAAACGGTTGAAGGTGATGAGGGCGCGGCTGCAAATGCCTTGTTGGACAACAACGGTAGCCTCAGTATTCTGGCCTCGGCAAATGCATTAGGCGCGACTGAAGCAAACGCTTATGCGACCGTTTACAATGTTATTCAGCAAAGCGCTGATAGTGAAGATGGCGGCCTGGCAAGTCTTACAATCGAAAATAGCGGGACAATCGATCTCACCGCTGTTGCCAAGGCGATCACGGATGATGCGGCTGCAACCGGCGCTTATGGTTATGCTTATAACTATCAGGCAATCTCTCAGTCGGCCGATGCATCGGATGGCTCTGCCAAGGTTGTTTTGACCAACAGTTCAACCGGGGTAATCAATATCAAGGCAGTTGCTGATGCCACCGATGCCAACGACGCAACGGCTTATGCTTATGTGGAATCTGCGGTGTCACAACATGCCTATGCTGATTTGGCCAATCGGTCTGCGGATCTCACGATAACCAATGATGGCACTATCTCCATTTTGGCCGATGCTGGTGCTGTGGGTGAAGATGCCTTTGCTTCTGCAACGGTCGATTACGCAATTTATCAATATGCTCAAGGCGATGAAGGGGCCAATGCGAATGTCCTCATCGATAACAACGGCACGCTGAATATCGCTGTCGCTGCCAATGCGATGGGCGGGACCGAAGCAGATGCGTCCGCGTCGGTTTCATCCGGCATTACGCAATACGCATACACCTACGGCGGCGGGGATGCGTCCATTGTCTTCGATAACAGCGGCACAGTGAATGTGACGGTTGTGGCCGACGCGGCGGCTGACGATGCGGAAGCCTCGGCGGTGATGGAAACCGCAATTTATCAGTACGCCCTTGCAGATGAAGGCACCGCGTCTGTCAGCCTGACCAATTCGGGCACTCTCAATTTTGGGGCTGATGCCGGCGCGATCGGTGATAGCGATGCCTCGGCAACTGCCTCGGTATCGCAGGCGATTTCTCAATATGCAGATGGCGCGGATGGCAATGCCCTGACTTTCACAAACACCTCGACGGGCGTTGTGAATATCAATGCAGTTGCCACGGGCACAGCCGATGAGGTGGATGCCTATGCCGGTGCATGGGGCTTGTACCAGAGCAGCCCCCAGCCGGGCGCTGTGTTCACCGTTACCAACGCAGGCAAATTCAACGTCCTTGCAACCGCCGTTGCCAATGGCGCAACCACGGATCAAGCAACCGCGACGGCGTCAGGTATATACATTCGGCCGACCGGTGCGACCGGTGTGGTCAATATCACCAATTCGGGTAGCCTGAACGTGTCTGCCGATGCGACAGCGAAGGTCTATGCGGAAGCCAATGCCTATGGGCTCGACGTGTCCGCTGGTTCGGCCGTTACTGGAACGATAATTAACAGTGGGACAATCAAGGCAGTTGCAAAGGCCAATGCAACAGGCAGTGATCCTGCTGATGGCGGATCGGCAGAGGCGACTGCCGTCTATATCAGCGCTGGTTCGACCAACAGTCTGGCGTTGACCAACTCGGGCGTAATCCAGGCAGATGCCGTAACTGACCCTGAAGGCAACGCGCGAGCAACCGGTGTCGTTCTCTTCGGCGGCGCTGGCGACGATCAGTTTACGCTGACCAATGCTGCGGGTTCCATTATCGCGCGGCAGAGCACGGATCTCGGGGCGACCTACGTCTGGGGCACGGCAATCGATACCGATAATGCAAGCACGCCGGCGCTGATCAACCTCATGGGCGATGGTTCGACCTATTCGGGCGTCTATCCCAATGTCGCGCTGAAGGATCCGCAGTTCGGGTACGTTTACGGCAATATCGAAATCAAGGATGGCGATGCGATTGTCGTATCGAAGGGGGAAACCTGGTTCGATGGCGCGATCAACACCATTACGAACCGGGGCGACAACGAAGAACCACTTCCCGGAGAACTCGAACCCGCCGTTATCGATCTTGGCACGCCGGACGGTTCGTTCACGATCAAGTCCGATGGCCTGTTCTTCATGCTGGATGACCGATACAACTTCGTAACCGCGAAGGATTATGCCGGGCCGTCGAAGGTCAATGTCGATAGCTTCACGATCGAGGGCAAGGGCGTCTTGGCCCTGCATCTGCCGGGAACTTCACCGGCTGCGGTTGTCCTGGGTGACTATCCGCAGGTCTTCGCCAACACGGTCAACCTTGATCCCGATGGCAAAGGCAATGAGGCAATCCTCGAAGTGCGTCAGGCTTCGGCCAATGGCCTCTATTCGAACGCCTACCATTACGAAGATGTCGTGGTATCCCTGACGGGTGAGGAAGGTCTGACCGGCAAGTTCGCCCAGGTCCGTACCCAATCCGTGCTGCTTGGCGCGAAGGACGATTATTCCGACAATGACGGGACGATCGATCTGGATGTCACGCGCATTGGCTTTGGCGATGTGGCGGGCCTGAATATCAACCAGACTGCGGTTGGTGATGGCATCGAAGGCACGTATGCCCCGACACTGACCGGGCCTTATGCCGGGATGCTGTCCTCGCTGTTCACGATTGCGGACCCTGCCGAATACGCGCTCGCGCTCGATCAGCTTTCCGCCGATCTCTACGCCGGTTACCTGCGGTCTTCCACCATGGCGGGCGCCCGCTTCAACGGGCTGATCTATGACATGGCGGAATGCGGCAAGGGCTCGATCACCAACGAGCTGTGCCGTACGGAGAATGGTGGCCCCCGCATCTGGCTGACGGGCAACTATGGCCGGGTGGATACCGATGGCGATGTGGAAGCGAGCGGTTTCACCGCGGAACAATACTACATCGCAGCCGGTGTCGACTTCGCGGTGAGCCCGAACTTCGTGCTCGGCGTGGCTGGTGCCTACCTCGAAAACAACATGGATTTCGATCTGTACGATGGACGGATCGATTCCAGCGGTTGGCAGGGTGGCATTTACGCCAACTACGATGCGGGCAAGTTCTATGTGAAGGGTGCGATCAGCTACTCTGATCTGGACGGCGACTCCAGCCGTACCGTTGGTTTCGGGCAAACCCCGGGCTTCAACGGCGGTAAGCCGTTTGGTGGGGCGATTACGGGTGATCCGGACGTGAATGTCTGGGCAGCCGGTGCCGAAGCGGGTGTGCGTTTCGCATTGAGCGAGAACGCCACGCTCACGCCCTATGCCTCGCTTGACTATGCCCATGCCAAGCTCAAGCGCTTCACCGAAGCGGGCCTGCCGGGTGCGAACCTGACAATTGCTGGCAGCGACGAATTCTTCGCTGGCGAACTGGGGATCGAACTGCAGGCGCAAATGGGCAATATCGCGCCTTACATCCGCGGTGGATGGCAGCATAACTTCGGCAATGACACGGCGCATTTCCATGCCGCGTTTGCCGATGCACCGGCGGGCACGGATTTCCGCGTCATCTCGGAAGACTTCTCATCTGATGCAGGGGTTGTGGAAGTGGGTCTGGCTGCACAGTTCAGCCCGAACTTCAATGCGCACCTCGGCTATCAGGGCCGCTTCTCGAGCGATGTGGAAGAGCATAGCGGCGGTCTGACGCTGAGCTACCTCTTCGGTGGTGCAGAACCGGCAGCCCCGCCGCCTCCTCCCCCGCCGCCGCCGCCTCCGCCGCCGCCTCCCCCGCCGCCGCAGGTGGTGTGCAACAAGGGCCCGTACATCGTGTTCTTCGACTGGGATAAGTCGGATATTACACCCGAAGCGTCGACCATCCTCGACAGTGCGGTAACGGCTTATGGCAACTGCGATGTGGTGCCGATCATGCTGGCCGGTTACACCGACCGTTCGGGTTCAACGCAGTATAACGATGGCCTCTCGGCCCGCCGCAACACCTCGGTGCGTGGTTACCTGACGTCGAAGGGTATTCCGGACGAGCGGATCACCAGCCAGGCGTTCGGTGAAGCCAACCCGCGTGTTCCCACTGCCGACGGCGTGCGCGAACTGCAGAACCGCCGGGTGGAAATCACTTACGGTCCGGGTTCGGGCAAATAA
- a CDS encoding transposase, with amino-acid sequence MEAGLSWGALSEPEWRVLRGLLPIYAKDRGCGRRPEQNRSIINGILWRLRCGTPWRGVPPKYGNWNTIYRRFRRWSEAGVWEAFSVTLAEIMVESGHYSIDSITVRVHVSAAGGKGESSTRS; translated from the coding sequence TTGGAGGCAGGCTTGAGCTGGGGTGCTCTGAGCGAACCGGAATGGCGTGTTTTGAGGGGCTTACTCCCAATTTACGCCAAGGACAGAGGGTGTGGCCGACGTCCCGAGCAGAACCGCTCCATCATTAACGGCATACTTTGGCGGCTTCGCTGCGGAACACCTTGGCGTGGTGTTCCGCCTAAATACGGCAATTGGAATACCATCTACCGACGGTTCCGTCGTTGGAGCGAGGCTGGGGTCTGGGAGGCCTTCTCGGTCACGCTGGCCGAGATTATGGTGGAGAGCGGTCACTACAGCATCGACAGCATCACGGTTCGCGTCCACGTTTCGGCAGCGGGCGGAAAGGGGGAATCATCGACGCGCTCTTGA
- a CDS encoding Rieske 2Fe-2S domain-containing protein: protein MPIAALSGAGLFRQSPDTGMEREKRMTRSRDYRLGTHDFPRGWFMVADASTLEYGKPQAVRFFGRELVLYRGAESGKPILIDAYCPHMGTHLARNSTSYVVRDGKQIEGDTIRCPYHAWRFNAEGRCIDIPYARGAKIPSAARIKSWRVVEQWGAVFVWHDPDDEGPDWDLPVLAAWDDPAWVRWRFDDFGVLDRHPVEIIDNMADIAHQEPIHGQTVRYFELEIDGHRAIHREGGVSRTSLTADDTILCIDAVYHGPGLLLTEMLGRYPSYFLIAHTPVDDGSIRVWHALIVKSPHERATDEDVAMAHAFQEQSRLAFSQDFEVWTHKRPALTILQILHDGPYDKLRTWYSQFYNSRRHTDRARAAYNVRGMPRPPDRTNSEEDRERNDL, encoded by the coding sequence TTGCCCATCGCGGCGCTGTCTGGCGCAGGCCTGTTCCGCCAATCTCCCGACACGGGAATGGAAAGGGAAAAACGGATGACCAGATCGCGGGACTACCGCCTCGGCACACATGATTTTCCGCGTGGCTGGTTCATGGTGGCCGATGCGTCGACGCTCGAATACGGGAAGCCTCAGGCGGTGCGTTTCTTCGGCCGCGAACTTGTTCTCTATCGTGGTGCGGAGAGCGGGAAGCCAATCCTCATCGACGCTTATTGTCCGCACATGGGCACACACCTCGCACGCAACAGCACATCCTATGTCGTGCGCGACGGCAAGCAGATCGAAGGCGACACCATCCGCTGCCCCTATCATGCATGGCGCTTCAACGCGGAAGGGCGCTGCATCGATATCCCCTATGCGCGGGGCGCCAAGATCCCATCCGCCGCACGGATCAAGAGCTGGCGGGTGGTCGAACAATGGGGCGCTGTCTTCGTCTGGCACGATCCAGACGATGAAGGACCGGATTGGGACCTTCCCGTGCTCGCCGCCTGGGACGATCCGGCGTGGGTACGCTGGCGCTTCGACGATTTCGGCGTGCTCGATCGCCACCCGGTCGAGATCATCGACAACATGGCCGACATCGCCCACCAGGAGCCGATCCATGGCCAGACCGTGCGATATTTCGAGCTTGAGATCGACGGGCATCGCGCCATCCACCGCGAGGGAGGCGTCAGCCGAACAAGTCTGACAGCGGACGACACGATACTATGCATCGATGCCGTCTATCATGGCCCCGGCTTGCTCCTGACCGAGATGCTCGGCCGCTATCCCAGCTATTTTCTGATCGCGCACACGCCGGTGGACGACGGATCGATCCGGGTCTGGCACGCGTTGATCGTGAAGTCGCCGCACGAGCGGGCGACCGATGAGGATGTCGCCATGGCGCACGCCTTTCAGGAGCAGAGCCGGCTGGCCTTCTCGCAGGATTTCGAGGTCTGGACGCACAAGAGGCCGGCGCTCACGATTTTACAAATCCTGCATGACGGCCCCTACGACAAGCTGCGAACCTGGTATAGCCAGTTCTACAATTCGCGCCGGCATACGGATCGCGCCAGGGCGGCATATAACGTGCGCGGAATGCCGAGGCCGCCTGATCGTACCAACAGCGAGGAGGACCGGGAACGTAACGACCTATAG
- a CDS encoding nuclear transport factor 2 family protein produces MSDQQIDLGKLAYAGALAAARGWQDLLPGKTIYPRDEVEIAFQDYAERANMDDWDHWADIFTPECLYVDHHFGVFHTAKEVASWMTPLMATQPEMRFIPEWHVVMGNLVVNYNWNRWPNPEGSAIDYGEWRNPGPTADYRYQFPCVTLNIYGGNGKFCYEEDLYSPAAYLEIRDTWRRDMGIAD; encoded by the coding sequence ATGAGTGACCAACAGATCGATCTCGGAAAGCTTGCCTATGCTGGCGCGTTGGCAGCTGCCAGGGGATGGCAGGATTTGCTGCCGGGTAAGACCATCTATCCGCGCGATGAAGTCGAAATTGCGTTCCAGGATTACGCCGAACGCGCGAACATGGATGACTGGGATCATTGGGCGGACATCTTTACCCCGGAATGCCTTTATGTGGACCATCATTTCGGCGTGTTCCACACCGCCAAGGAAGTGGCATCCTGGATGACGCCACTGATGGCGACCCAGCCGGAGATGCGCTTCATCCCCGAATGGCATGTCGTGATGGGTAATCTTGTGGTGAACTACAACTGGAACCGCTGGCCCAATCCAGAAGGCAGCGCGATCGATTATGGCGAATGGCGCAACCCGGGACCTACGGCGGATTATCGCTATCAGTTTCCCTGCGTTACGCTGAACATCTACGGCGGCAACGGGAAGTTCTGTTACGAGGAGGATCTCTATAGCCCCGCAGCTTATCTCGAGATTCGCGATACCTGGCGGCGCGATATGGGAATCGCGGATTGA
- a CDS encoding nuclear transport factor 2 family protein yields the protein MKVYPESEVRAAWENVLATREKIGRGEADWGDVAEHFTEDAVYIDAVWGRYVGREAIRAFMHDCMVGFEDWRFPTLWTLVKDNLVVCAFWSRVPGTKPNGNYADCLCFSVAIYAGDGQFCYETDVFNMAELGVLVEEVGWSPPAHSLPVPEKPDRNQLPPDRPEIGHWGLAV from the coding sequence ATGAAAGTTTATCCGGAAAGCGAAGTGCGCGCGGCGTGGGAGAATGTGCTTGCCACGCGTGAGAAGATCGGGCGCGGCGAGGCCGATTGGGGCGATGTTGCCGAGCATTTCACCGAGGACGCCGTCTATATCGATGCGGTCTGGGGACGCTACGTCGGCCGTGAGGCGATCAGGGCATTCATGCACGATTGCATGGTCGGCTTCGAGGATTGGCGCTTTCCAACGCTCTGGACGCTTGTGAAGGACAACCTAGTGGTCTGCGCGTTCTGGTCGCGCGTACCAGGCACGAAGCCGAACGGGAACTATGCCGATTGCCTGTGCTTCAGCGTCGCGATCTACGCGGGTGACGGGCAGTTTTGCTACGAGACCGATGTCTTCAACATGGCCGAACTGGGCGTGCTGGTGGAGGAGGTGGGCTGGTCGCCGCCGGCTCACAGCTTGCCCGTGCCGGAGAAACCCGACCGCAACCAGCTTCCACCCGATCGGCCCGAAATTGGGCATTGGGGCTTGGCCGTCTGA
- a CDS encoding phosphotransferase family protein, protein MTNPPIATLTAWASETLGKDARLDLIPGGGSRTSFVVRTPDGEKFILRLDNGDGPLSGTGFTLEREHRVIGALGDAGPRVPGILAYSATNNAMLMTFVDGATHYQVTPDAERQACIQRDLMHQIAKLHTLRPGEIGLPDFAALGTVRSAVESDLGTLAQMYDRPDTPKDPLIDFSLRWLAQHIPDPDGRACLVHGDIGPGNFLFDEQGNVTALLDWEVVHMGHPLEDVAAILCRSLGAPFGYALDHIRNYETVCGVSVDRRALDAMVILVLTRWFVGLNLGLSHPSTNQNLAVILSFRQSVAYTLACMLAKAHGIDTPPLECEAGHRAAGAIPIYDFVVHDLENAIGPALSDPYLIERTKGIATLARYLRDLDAVGVERLAREEQAALEAVLGVSCLDIDAAMQAACRSARTMSNDTETVRFMACLLALATRRQCIWANAMGDMAYRQIEY, encoded by the coding sequence ATGACGAATCCCCCTATCGCCACGCTCACTGCCTGGGCGAGCGAGACGCTGGGCAAGGATGCCAGGCTCGATCTCATTCCCGGCGGCGGATCGCGAACGAGCTTCGTTGTCCGCACGCCCGATGGAGAGAAGTTCATCCTGCGCCTCGACAATGGCGACGGGCCGCTGTCCGGCACGGGCTTCACGCTCGAACGGGAGCATCGGGTCATCGGCGCGCTGGGTGACGCTGGCCCGCGCGTGCCCGGAATCCTTGCCTATAGTGCAACGAACAACGCGATGCTGATGACGTTTGTCGATGGCGCGACACACTATCAAGTCACGCCCGATGCCGAACGGCAGGCCTGCATCCAGCGCGATCTTATGCACCAGATCGCCAAACTCCATACGCTCCGCCCGGGTGAAATTGGCCTGCCGGACTTCGCTGCGCTCGGGACCGTCAGGTCCGCGGTGGAAAGCGATCTGGGCACGCTCGCCCAAATGTACGATCGCCCGGACACGCCAAAGGACCCCCTTATCGATTTTTCACTGCGCTGGCTCGCTCAGCACATCCCCGATCCCGATGGGCGGGCCTGCCTGGTGCATGGCGATATCGGCCCGGGCAATTTCCTGTTCGATGAGCAGGGCAACGTTACCGCCCTGCTCGATTGGGAGGTCGTGCACATGGGGCATCCGCTGGAAGACGTTGCGGCGATCCTGTGTCGCTCGCTCGGTGCGCCGTTCGGCTATGCGCTCGACCATATCCGCAATTACGAGACTGTGTGTGGTGTAAGCGTCGACCGGCGCGCGCTCGATGCGATGGTCATCCTCGTCCTGACGCGTTGGTTCGTGGGGCTCAACCTCGGCCTGTCGCATCCATCGACCAACCAGAATCTCGCCGTCATCCTCAGCTTCCGGCAATCGGTCGCCTATACGCTGGCCTGCATGTTGGCCAAGGCGCACGGCATCGACACCCCGCCGCTGGAATGCGAGGCGGGCCATCGCGCGGCCGGAGCGATCCCGATTTACGACTTCGTCGTTCACGACCTCGAAAACGCGATCGGGCCAGCCCTGTCGGACCCTTATCTGATCGAACGCACCAAGGGCATCGCGACTCTTGCGCGCTATTTGCGGGATCTGGATGCTGTCGGTGTCGAGCGCCTAGCACGTGAGGAGCAAGCGGCGCTCGAAGCAGTGCTGGGTGTCTCGTGCCTCGATATCGATGCCGCAATGCAAGCTGCGTGCCGCTCGGCCCGCACCATGTCGAACGATACCGAAACGGTTCGCTTCATGGCCTGCCTGCTCGCACTCGCCACGCGGCGTCAGTGCATCTGGGCGAATGCGATGGGCGACATGGCCTATCGCCAGATAGAGTATTGA